Proteins encoded together in one Halalkaliarchaeum sp. AArc-CO window:
- a CDS encoding nickel-dependent hydrogenase large subunit encodes MPEITIDPTTRIEGHHGTTLQVEDGVVQEAKSEMKMFRGAEIITLGRPPTDAAQITGMVCGVCFLCHRLCSSKAAEDAAMNAGVFDGPPRNAVLLRDAAEGIFYLWNHAVHLFALVGPDYSDAVAGTGFDRLDPLEGDGYMGAIENQRKLMKALAEFGGRAPHPVGYVPGGLAIHPDASTIASVKSRVMEVSNWLGPTEAVPDVIENVQAGELDPELGEGLHDIVSILVAAAELGAADIGEGPNRYYSNGIFEDPETGELFLPRGVYRDGSIELMTKEEVVEGITEDTEYSWYTDDSGGAPTEAKPPEPDLDKDEAYSWGKAPRFDGESMEVGPLARLVIKDADPFDLRETLGGGADESNTLNRLIARAQEALLVRDQVLEWLDAIDPAEPFMADDWTDDFTGSGVGLFEPSRGALSHYMDVENGQIERYQIITPTLWNIGPRDGEGQPSILEEAIVGDEVDNVDNPLNILRTIRSMDPCLACAVHVQSPDGEFETEIEPARPGISEGGCDV; translated from the coding sequence ATGCCAGAAATCACGATCGATCCGACGACGCGAATCGAAGGCCACCATGGAACCACCCTGCAGGTAGAGGACGGGGTCGTCCAGGAGGCGAAAAGCGAGATGAAGATGTTCCGGGGTGCAGAGATAATCACGCTCGGTCGTCCGCCAACGGACGCCGCCCAGATCACCGGGATGGTGTGTGGCGTCTGTTTCCTCTGTCACCGACTGTGCTCCTCGAAGGCGGCCGAAGACGCCGCAATGAACGCCGGCGTCTTCGATGGCCCGCCGCGGAACGCGGTGCTGCTTCGGGACGCGGCGGAAGGTATCTTCTACCTGTGGAACCACGCCGTCCACCTGTTCGCCCTGGTCGGACCCGACTACAGCGATGCAGTGGCGGGAACCGGTTTCGACCGACTGGATCCGCTCGAGGGCGACGGCTACATGGGTGCAATCGAGAACCAGCGCAAGCTCATGAAGGCGCTCGCAGAGTTCGGCGGCCGCGCGCCCCACCCGGTCGGCTACGTCCCGGGCGGTCTCGCGATCCATCCCGACGCCTCGACGATCGCGTCGGTGAAGTCCCGCGTAATGGAGGTCAGCAACTGGCTCGGACCCACCGAGGCCGTCCCGGACGTGATCGAGAACGTCCAGGCTGGTGAACTGGATCCCGAACTCGGCGAGGGGTTACACGACATCGTCTCGATCCTCGTGGCTGCAGCCGAGTTGGGCGCCGCCGACATCGGCGAGGGGCCGAACCGGTACTACAGCAACGGCATCTTCGAGGACCCCGAGACCGGCGAGCTCTTCCTGCCGCGCGGGGTCTATCGCGACGGCTCGATCGAACTGATGACCAAAGAGGAGGTCGTCGAGGGCATCACAGAGGACACCGAATACTCCTGGTACACGGACGACTCGGGAGGGGCTCCGACCGAAGCAAAGCCGCCGGAGCCGGACCTCGACAAGGACGAGGCCTATTCGTGGGGCAAGGCCCCGCGGTTCGACGGGGAGTCGATGGAGGTCGGCCCGCTCGCCCGTCTCGTCATCAAGGACGCGGACCCGTTCGACCTCCGGGAGACGCTGGGCGGGGGCGCCGACGAGAGCAACACGCTCAATCGGCTGATCGCCCGCGCCCAGGAGGCGCTTCTGGTCCGCGACCAGGTGCTCGAGTGGCTCGACGCGATCGACCCCGCCGAGCCGTTCATGGCCGACGACTGGACCGACGACTTCACCGGATCCGGCGTCGGTCTGTTCGAACCGTCCCGTGGTGCACTCTCCCACTACATGGACGTCGAGAACGGACAGATCGAGCGCTACCAGATCATCACGCCGACGCTGTGGAACATCGGACCACGCGACGGCGAGGGACAGCCCAGCATCTTGGAGGAGGCGATCGTCGGAGACGAAGTCGACAACGTCGACAACCCGCTGAACATCCTCCGGACGATCCGATCGATGGACCCCTGTCTCGCCTGTGCGGTCCACGTCCAGAGTCCGGACGGAGAGTTCGAGACTGAGATCGAACCGGCCCGGCCAGGCATCTCGGAGGGGGGATGTGATGTCTGA
- a CDS encoding cytochrome b/b6 domain-containing protein gives MSEKSADPREVNRQTADNSADGWLTRLWLDVAERYERYQYLEEEDKEILDWHGWGSIVSHWSMVLVTLLAAATGLAIWTGWYGPLNIGIWDGYHVAFVIHIWAGVLLAVFALLLFPYYDLVVDGESPLISREQVKDQIVITLSFLGLASYIPGYKKARRTYDETTGEWAGYHPMQTAFWYATWFFAILLTLSGFALWAELATDPAWWIAGIGFLAGTVAYETMLRIHFLATIFFLVSVGVHAYFPLCPSNHDLLFSIIHGKLYGWRVDEESRPERRGETRSKDRLTKRFDAISKRLGTSTDVQEQLGSEADEKAEEADSK, from the coding sequence ATGTCTGAGAAAAGCGCCGACCCCCGGGAGGTGAACCGCCAGACGGCCGACAACTCCGCCGACGGGTGGCTCACGAGGCTCTGGCTCGACGTCGCCGAGCGCTACGAGCGGTACCAGTACCTCGAGGAGGAGGACAAGGAGATACTGGACTGGCACGGGTGGGGATCTATCGTCTCCCACTGGTCGATGGTACTCGTCACGCTGCTCGCGGCGGCGACCGGTCTCGCGATCTGGACCGGCTGGTACGGGCCGTTGAACATCGGCATCTGGGACGGCTACCACGTCGCGTTCGTGATCCACATCTGGGCGGGAGTCCTGCTTGCAGTGTTTGCTTTGCTACTGTTCCCGTACTACGATCTTGTCGTCGACGGAGAGTCGCCGCTGATCAGCCGCGAACAGGTCAAAGATCAGATCGTCATCACGCTTTCGTTCCTCGGACTGGCCAGTTACATCCCCGGATACAAGAAGGCCCGACGGACGTACGACGAGACGACCGGCGAGTGGGCCGGCTACCACCCGATGCAGACGGCGTTCTGGTATGCGACCTGGTTCTTCGCGATCCTCCTGACGCTTTCGGGATTCGCACTCTGGGCGGAACTCGCGACGGATCCGGCGTGGTGGATCGCCGGAATCGGCTTCCTGGCAGGGACCGTCGCCTACGAGACCATGCTCCGGATCCACTTCCTGGCGACGATCTTCTTCCTCGTCTCGGTAGGGGTTCACGCGTACTTCCCGCTGTGTCCGAGCAACCACGACCTGCTGTTCTCGATTATCCACGGGAAACTGTACGGATGGAGAGTCGACGAGGAGAGCCGACCCGAACGTCGGGGAGAAACGCGATCGAAAGACAGGCTCACAAAGCGGTTCGACGCGATCTCGAAGCGTCTCGGCACCAGCACGGACGTCCAGGAACAGCTCGGCTCCGAGGCCGACGAAAAAGCCGAAGAGGCGGATTCGAAGTGA
- a CDS encoding hydrogenase maturation protease, with amino-acid sequence MTGSSLNARSAAAKRRDEIDCAEIAVVGVGNPIMGDDGVGKRVIDELETSSDERTNGVVLTHAGTTAFFALEAMSGCRKAIVVDAIETGAEPGTVHRYRYVDGAFAGEVPEMTMHDFSFAEALRAGRDAYDIPDELLVFGIEPARIEATLELSDRIERGVPELVDLVLEELATKSTRIDGGDEP; translated from the coding sequence ATGACGGGATCGTCCCTGAACGCCCGGTCGGCGGCGGCAAAACGACGCGACGAAATCGATTGTGCCGAGATTGCGGTGGTCGGCGTCGGGAATCCGATCATGGGCGACGACGGCGTCGGGAAGCGCGTGATCGACGAGCTGGAGACGTCGTCCGACGAGCGGACGAACGGCGTCGTGCTCACGCACGCCGGAACGACCGCGTTCTTCGCGCTGGAGGCGATGAGTGGCTGCCGGAAGGCGATCGTCGTCGACGCGATCGAGACCGGAGCGGAACCGGGGACAGTCCACAGGTACAGGTACGTCGACGGCGCCTTCGCCGGCGAAGTCCCGGAGATGACGATGCACGACTTCTCGTTTGCAGAGGCGCTGCGGGCGGGACGAGACGCGTACGACATCCCGGACGAACTGCTGGTGTTCGGCATCGAGCCCGCCCGGATCGAGGCGACCCTGGAGCTGAGCGACCGAATCGAACGCGGGGTCCCCGAACTGGTGGATCTCGTACTCGAGGAACTCGCGACCAAATCTACACGTATCGATGGAGGAGATGAACCATGA
- a CDS encoding HypC/HybG/HupF family hydrogenase formation chaperone, which produces MCLGIPGEILEIDGLTARAEFWNVEKEVRLDIVGDEVEVGDYVLNHAGFAIRKIPDDDVEETIELYESLLAGDEDEALEEIGATDATLEFGDRPAAVDSPAATTTIDGIAQRPEAGSRTASEDSTEKSERDADE; this is translated from the coding sequence ATGTGTCTCGGTATCCCAGGGGAGATCCTCGAGATCGACGGCCTCACGGCGCGGGCGGAGTTCTGGAACGTCGAAAAGGAGGTCAGACTCGACATCGTCGGCGACGAGGTCGAGGTAGGCGACTACGTCCTGAATCACGCCGGGTTCGCGATCCGGAAGATCCCCGACGACGACGTCGAGGAGACGATCGAACTGTACGAGTCGCTGCTCGCGGGCGACGAGGACGAGGCGCTCGAGGAGATCGGCGCGACCGACGCCACCCTCGAGTTCGGTGACCGGCCCGCCGCCGTCGACTCGCCAGCGGCCACGACGACGATCGACGGGATCGCCCAGCGCCCCGAGGCCGGTTCGCGGACAGCCTCGGAGGACTCGACGGAGAAGTCGGAGCGTGACGCGGATGAGTGA
- the hypD gene encoding hydrogenase formation protein HypD: MSEETLQFRDPEQAEQLADRLEALMAEIDGSVNLMHVCGSHEQAIAKFGLRSMLPDGLSLRMGPGCPVCVTNMPEVDEAVAVAKQGAIVATYGDMFRVPGTTQSLADARADGARVEIVYSASEAVDLAEENPDEEVVFFATGFETTAAPTAAILVDDPPENFWVLSAHKYVPPAMEVVAEMPDTDIDGFLAAGHAATITGYGLFEPFVEEYEIPVVVGGFEPVDVMLGIERLLEYIREDTAGLENAYPRCVTREGNRAALETMWSVFEKTSGEWRGIAEIPGANLTLREEYADYDARERFDVEPETGGPDPLTEQCVCGDIMAGKADPDECDLFGEECTPGNPVGACMVSSEGTCKIWHEYGGHPDL, translated from the coding sequence ATGAGTGAGGAGACACTCCAGTTTCGCGACCCCGAGCAGGCCGAGCAGCTTGCCGACCGGCTCGAGGCGCTGATGGCCGAGATCGACGGATCGGTGAACCTGATGCACGTCTGTGGCTCCCACGAGCAGGCGATCGCGAAGTTCGGGCTCCGGAGCATGCTCCCCGACGGGCTCTCGCTCCGGATGGGGCCGGGGTGTCCCGTCTGCGTGACGAACATGCCGGAGGTCGACGAGGCCGTCGCAGTCGCGAAACAGGGGGCGATCGTCGCCACCTACGGCGACATGTTCCGGGTCCCGGGGACGACACAGAGCCTCGCGGACGCCCGGGCGGACGGCGCTCGCGTCGAGATCGTCTACTCGGCAAGCGAGGCGGTCGACCTCGCCGAGGAGAACCCCGACGAGGAGGTCGTTTTCTTCGCGACGGGGTTCGAGACGACCGCCGCCCCCACTGCGGCGATCCTGGTCGACGATCCCCCGGAGAACTTCTGGGTGCTTTCGGCCCACAAGTACGTCCCGCCGGCGATGGAGGTCGTCGCAGAGATGCCCGACACCGACATCGACGGCTTCCTGGCGGCAGGCCACGCGGCGACCATCACCGGCTACGGGCTCTTCGAGCCGTTCGTCGAGGAGTACGAGATACCAGTCGTCGTGGGGGGCTTCGAGCCGGTCGACGTCATGCTCGGAATCGAGCGGTTGCTCGAGTACATCCGCGAGGACACTGCCGGACTGGAGAACGCCTATCCCCGGTGTGTGACCCGGGAGGGGAACCGGGCCGCACTCGAGACGATGTGGTCGGTCTTCGAGAAGACGTCCGGCGAATGGCGCGGGATCGCCGAAATTCCGGGGGCGAACCTCACCCTCAGGGAGGAGTACGCCGACTACGACGCCCGGGAACGATTCGACGTCGAACCGGAAACCGGGGGCCCCGACCCGCTGACCGAACAGTGCGTCTGCGGCGACATCATGGCCGGCAAGGCCGACCCCGACGAGTGTGACCTGTTCGGCGAGGAGTGTACGCCCGGCAATCCGGTGGGCGCCTGCATGGTGAGCAGCGAGGGAACCTGCAAGATCTGGCACGAGTACGGGGGACACCCGGACCTCTAA